A genomic window from Bacteroidota bacterium includes:
- a CDS encoding choice-of-anchor B family protein, whose product MKIIFTIFYTIVCYCSASAQYNLSFASEFIYPDTIQMSGCWGYNSPDGKEYALVGTSYGTSIVDITNPLTPNQLFFVPGPQSTWREIKTWDNHAYVTTEGGGGLMIIDLTNLPDAIDTVSFKGTIDHPLNTAHTLFIDESGYGYIFGYNVLTGSSEGAYIVDLNSDPELPVYVNEITAQYIHDGFVRNDTLWAACIYSGGVYVFDVSDKSAIDLIGIQTTSASATHNCWVSDDGKYLFTTDEIWTGFISAFDVTDITDMKLVDQIKHGAKDSTIAHNTYYNNGYLVTAHYSEGATIHDAHRPENLVEVAHYDTSPFGPDGALEGAWGIFPYFNSGTIIVSDIQQGLIVLQPNYQRACYLEGNIMDDISFANIINAKIELVGTDVIDSSNIIGAYKTGYYLPGSYEVIVSKEGCATKTINDVNLSSGEITNLDVLLDCGTINIHEQNENNTLNCFYDATNANIQMEFLSDQQQTISATLINAQGAVIINKEIQSNQTYTFNTTQLPNGIYFFEFRNISGVYTKKIMIY is encoded by the coding sequence ATGAAAATAATTTTTACCATTTTTTATACAATAGTTTGTTACTGTTCGGCTTCTGCTCAATATAACCTGTCGTTTGCAAGTGAATTTATTTATCCCGATACAATTCAAATGAGCGGATGCTGGGGTTACAACAGTCCGGATGGAAAAGAATATGCATTGGTTGGAACAAGTTATGGCACTTCAATAGTTGACATCACCAATCCTTTAACACCAAATCAATTATTTTTTGTTCCGGGTCCGCAAAGCACCTGGCGCGAAATAAAAACCTGGGATAATCATGCTTATGTAACAACTGAGGGTGGAGGCGGATTAATGATTATTGACTTAACCAATTTGCCTGATGCAATTGATACGGTTTCATTTAAAGGAACTATTGACCATCCTTTAAATACTGCGCATACACTGTTTATTGATGAAAGTGGTTATGGTTATATATTTGGGTATAATGTTTTAACAGGCTCATCTGAAGGTGCTTATATTGTTGATTTAAATAGTGACCCTGAATTACCTGTATATGTAAATGAAATTACCGCACAGTATATTCATGACGGATTTGTGCGCAACGACACCCTTTGGGCTGCGTGTATTTATTCAGGCGGTGTTTATGTTTTTGATGTGAGTGATAAAAGTGCAATCGATTTAATCGGAATTCAAACAACATCTGCGAGTGCAACACATAATTGTTGGGTAAGTGATGATGGAAAATATTTATTTACTACAGATGAAATCTGGACTGGTTTTATTTCTGCTTTTGATGTAACCGACATCACCGATATGAAACTTGTAGATCAAATAAAACACGGAGCCAAAGATTCAACTATTGCACACAATACCTATTACAACAACGGATATTTAGTAACTGCACATTACAGCGAAGGCGCAACCATACACGATGCTCACCGGCCTGAAAACTTAGTGGAAGTAGCACATTACGATACATCACCATTTGGCCCGGATGGCGCACTGGAAGGAGCCTGGGGCATATTCCCCTATTTTAATTCAGGGACAATAATTGTTTCAGATATACAACAAGGATTAATTGTTTTGCAACCAAATTATCAGCGCGCTTGTTATCTTGAAGGGAATATTATGGATGATATTTCTTTTGCAAATATAATTAACGCAAAAATTGAATTGGTGGGAACAGATGTAATTGACAGTTCCAATATTATCGGTGCGTATAAAACAGGATATTATTTACCCGGAAGTTACGAAGTTATTGTATCAAAAGAAGGTTGCGCAACCAAGACTATAAATGATGTAAATTTATCCAGCGGTGAAATAACCAATCTGGATGTATTATTAGACTGCGGAACAATAAATATTCACGAGCAAAATGAAAATAATACATTAAATTGTTTTTATGATGCGACAAATGCAAATATTCAAATGGAATTTTTATCTGATCAACAACAAACAATTAGTGCAACTTTAATCAATGCCCAGGGTGCGGTTATTATTAATAAAGAAATTCAGTCTAACCAAACTTATACATTTAATACCACGCAATTGCCAAATGGCATCTACTTTTTTGAATTTCGGAATATAAGTGGCGTTTATACCAAAAAAATAATGATTTATTAA
- a CDS encoding PorV/PorQ family protein, whose product MRSLLFMGLFLLANFAQAQILPAYGDSRTATTGWQFLKIAPDGRSAAMSESFLAVVDDVSSLYWNPAGLTQLDSNKFNFAVDYTDFAAGTSLNFAGITYRIDDNTLVGVSLQYFDAGEMDVTTEFLPFGTGQTFRATDLGIGLSLARELTDQFSFGVTAKYIREDLASVHNQNLIFDFGFQYDIGIQNTRFAVAITNFGFNTQPRGEIAVLNLYDSATINEFTEIAVPTVFRLGFAWDAIKNDKHILTAALQLNHPTDNNETYSIGLEYGWKKIFYARTGYTFATDNGAFPAFGFGTYFNRRFGQIKLDYGFNYLDNLGMINKIGIAYTLPNKSNKSNTQRQ is encoded by the coding sequence ATGCGCAGCCTCCTATTTATGGGATTGTTTTTATTAGCAAATTTTGCTCAGGCACAAATTCTGCCTGCTTATGGCGACTCGCGCACTGCCACTACCGGCTGGCAATTCCTGAAAATTGCTCCTGATGGGCGCTCTGCGGCTATGAGTGAAAGCTTTTTAGCCGTGGTAGATGATGTATCATCATTGTATTGGAATCCGGCAGGATTAACGCAATTAGACAGCAATAAATTTAATTTTGCCGTTGACTACACCGATTTTGCGGCAGGAACCAGCCTAAATTTTGCCGGAATTACCTATAGAATCGACGATAATACCCTCGTAGGTGTCAGCCTCCAGTATTTTGACGCCGGTGAAATGGATGTTACCACCGAATTTTTACCTTTCGGTACCGGCCAAACTTTTAGAGCTACCGATTTGGGAATTGGCCTTTCATTGGCCAGAGAGCTAACCGACCAGTTCAGCTTTGGCGTCACTGCAAAATATATCCGCGAAGATTTAGCATCAGTCCACAACCAGAATTTAATTTTTGATTTCGGTTTTCAATATGATATCGGAATTCAAAACACACGATTCGCTGTTGCAATTACAAATTTTGGATTTAATACCCAGCCGCGCGGCGAAATTGCAGTGTTAAACTTATACGATTCAGCAACAATTAATGAATTTACCGAAATTGCAGTTCCCACCGTTTTTCGTTTAGGGTTTGCATGGGATGCTATTAAAAATGATAAACATATTTTAACTGCTGCCTTACAATTAAATCACCCAACCGATAATAATGAAACATATAGTATCGGTTTGGAATATGGTTGGAAAAAAATATTTTACGCACGCACAGGTTATACTTTTGCTACCGACAATGGTGCTTTTCCGGCTTTCGGTTTCGGGACTTATTTTAATCGCCGATTTGGTCAAATAAAATTAGATTACGGTTTTAATTATCTCGATAATCTGGGCATGATTAATAAAATTGGTATTGCATACACGCTGCCGAATAAATCAAATAAATCAAACACACAACGACAATAA
- a CDS encoding LysM peptidoglycan-binding domain-containing protein, which translates to MKSLSITFLMVIFSATLLAGQPNQKVLDYIDQYKEIAVREMITYKIPASITMAQGILESGAGQSELALKSNNHFGIKCHTDWKGEKVYYDDDAKDECFRKYEHVEESYRDHSEFLVNKTRYAALFELDITDYKGWAKGLKSAGYATNPKYADLLINLIEDYNLQELDKMTAADIKKSDKKDDKKKHDPVVKEDVKTDTKPKKVSWGGYNEEVYYHNRIPTVTIQSGDSPESLAEKHHIKLKLLKDYNDIENGGDLQPGTKFYLQPKRKKGDTKYHVVKQGETMWSISRDEGVRLSQLYKFNQIHEGQEPAVGEEVNLRSKRKDDLKLATKTTTKPKTEVNQKEDKPKQEKSNSEPVEKTEFKDKNDDAFIDFEEEIIAPEVEEKQPSTKPEDPVSTGVKTTEPVTSVAIYHTVAAQETLYAISKKYQVTVAQIQKWNNLPDTNIKIGQQLIVGYK; encoded by the coding sequence ATGAAAAGTTTAAGTATTACATTTCTGATGGTCATTTTTTCGGCTACCTTGCTGGCGGGGCAACCCAACCAGAAGGTGTTGGATTATATCGACCAGTATAAAGAAATTGCCGTTCGGGAAATGATTACGTATAAAATTCCGGCCAGTATTACGATGGCCCAGGGTATTTTAGAAAGTGGAGCCGGACAAAGTGAGCTGGCATTAAAATCGAATAATCATTTTGGGATAAAATGTCATACCGACTGGAAAGGTGAAAAAGTATATTATGACGATGATGCTAAAGATGAGTGCTTTAGAAAATATGAACATGTTGAAGAATCTTATCGTGATCACAGCGAATTTTTAGTGAATAAAACGCGTTATGCTGCTTTGTTTGAATTAGATATCACCGATTACAAAGGATGGGCGAAAGGATTAAAGTCTGCCGGATATGCTACCAATCCGAAATATGCAGATTTACTGATTAATTTAATTGAAGATTATAATTTGCAGGAATTAGATAAAATGACTGCAGCCGATATAAAAAAATCGGATAAAAAAGACGATAAGAAAAAACACGATCCTGTTGTAAAGGAAGATGTTAAAACGGATACAAAACCCAAAAAAGTTAGCTGGGGTGGATATAATGAAGAGGTTTATTATCACAACAGAATTCCAACAGTTACCATTCAATCCGGAGATTCACCTGAATCACTTGCCGAAAAACATCATATTAAATTAAAATTACTTAAAGATTATAATGATATAGAAAATGGTGGTGATTTGCAGCCCGGAACAAAATTTTATCTGCAGCCAAAACGCAAAAAAGGTGATACCAAATACCATGTTGTAAAACAAGGTGAAACCATGTGGTCTATTTCAAGAGATGAAGGCGTTCGTTTATCGCAATTATATAAATTTAATCAAATCCACGAAGGGCAGGAACCTGCAGTTGGGGAAGAAGTGAACTTGCGTTCAAAAAGAAAAGACGACTTAAAACTTGCAACAAAAACAACAACAAAACCAAAAACTGAAGTTAACCAAAAAGAAGATAAGCCGAAACAAGAAAAATCAAATTCGGAACCTGTAGAAAAAACGGAATTTAAGGATAAAAATGATGATGCTTTTATTGATTTTGAGGAAGAAATAATTGCTCCGGAAGTTGAAGAAAAACAGCCGTCGACAAAACCGGAAGACCCTGTTTCTACCGGAGTAAAAACAACTGAACCCGTAACATCAGTTGCAATTTATCATACCGTAGCTGCACAGGAAACGTTGTATGCCATATCAAAAAAATACCAGGTAACAGTTGCGCAAATCCAAAAGTGGAATAATTTACCTGATACAAATATTAAAATTGGCCAGCAATTAATTGTGGGTTATAAATAA
- a CDS encoding HAMP domain-containing histidine kinase, protein MKLLKKTNRDFILAATAVSLIAGVSLYFLITAIIHEETTDTLAVNCLRIEKQILNEDTVYPQPPVSEIKKIKELPNVEYSINDTIIYDEIEGEQTQFTEFTLYKSINGDNYAITCRSKTIENIDVFWAVVKSFSGFLFLIFGILYFLNKRSHKKIWAVFYKNLETVKSFTLKNGNQLGLKPSSIEEFNELNIVLNNLTEQINKDFSTLKKFTENASHELQTPLSIIRNNTELLMQSNLDEAVAGHIEKIYLTSNRMSHIVEALLLLAKIDNNQFKELTRINFNSVIANQVNIYTEIFGDEFIIEYQEDGFFTHEMNLHLAEVLIKNLLENSFKHKTNLGKLSISIKINKIIFSNPGLAPETEVSNFFKRFIKANETSASPGLGLAIVSDICKVSGLSISGNYENGNYIFIVSHS, encoded by the coding sequence TTGAAATTACTTAAGAAAACAAATAGAGATTTTATTTTAGCTGCAACTGCCGTATCACTTATCGCAGGTGTAAGCTTGTATTTTTTAATTACAGCAATAATTCACGAAGAAACAACAGATACTTTAGCAGTAAATTGCTTGAGAATTGAAAAACAAATTTTAAATGAAGATACTGTTTATCCTCAACCACCCGTTTCTGAAATAAAGAAAATAAAAGAATTACCAAATGTAGAATATAGCATTAATGATACCATTATTTATGATGAAATCGAAGGCGAACAAACACAATTCACTGAATTTACATTATACAAATCAATTAATGGTGATAACTATGCTATAACCTGTAGAAGTAAAACTATTGAAAACATTGACGTTTTTTGGGCTGTGGTAAAATCATTCAGTGGGTTCCTTTTCTTAATTTTTGGCATATTATACTTTTTGAACAAACGTTCACATAAAAAAATATGGGCTGTCTTTTATAAGAATCTTGAAACTGTGAAGTCGTTCACCCTGAAAAACGGCAATCAATTAGGTTTAAAACCCTCTTCTATTGAAGAATTTAATGAATTAAATATTGTTTTGAATAACCTGACCGAGCAGATTAATAAAGATTTCTCCACCTTAAAAAAATTTACTGAAAATGCTTCTCATGAGTTGCAAACACCTTTAAGTATTATTCGAAATAATACTGAACTTTTAATGCAATCAAATTTAGACGAAGCGGTTGCCGGTCATATTGAAAAAATTTACCTCACGTCAAACAGAATGTCGCATATCGTAGAGGCATTATTGTTGTTAGCGAAGATCGACAACAATCAATTTAAAGAACTAACACGCATAAATTTTAATTCAGTTATTGCAAATCAGGTAAACATTTACACAGAAATATTCGGCGATGAATTTATAATTGAATATCAGGAAGATGGATTTTTTACACATGAAATGAACTTGCACCTGGCTGAAGTGTTGATAAAAAATTTACTTGAAAACAGCTTTAAACACAAAACCAACTTGGGTAAATTAAGTATTAGCATCAAAATAAATAAAATTATTTTTTCAAACCCCGGCTTAGCTCCGGAAACAGAAGTAAGTAATTTTTTTAAACGATTCATAAAAGCGAATGAAACCTCCGCTTCCCCCGGCTTAGGGCTTGCCATTGTTAGCGATATTTGTAAGGTTTCTGGTTTATCAATTTCAGGCAATTACGAAAATGGTAACTACATTTTCATAGTTAGTCATAGCTAA
- the hpt gene encoding hypoxanthine phosphoribosyltransferase: MQINNKIFKPYLDASVIQKRITEMAKEITAEFHDKNPVFIIVLTGAFAFGAELIRQFQGKCTVRFTRIKSYTGTVAGEIEVFTGFDIDLKDRHIIFLEDIIDTGKTVFHLTREAEKLKPASITVATLLQKHILRPNLIKGDYVGFEIPDVFVVGYGLDYDEEGRNWNGVYQLDDK; encoded by the coding sequence TTGCAAATAAACAATAAAATATTTAAGCCTTATCTGGATGCCTCGGTTATTCAAAAAAGAATAACGGAAATGGCAAAAGAAATAACTGCTGAATTTCATGATAAAAATCCTGTGTTTATAATTGTGTTAACGGGGGCATTTGCATTTGGCGCAGAATTAATCAGGCAATTTCAGGGTAAATGTACTGTTCGGTTTACAAGAATTAAATCGTACACCGGTACTGTCGCCGGCGAAATTGAGGTGTTCACCGGCTTTGATATCGACCTGAAAGATAGACATATCATTTTTTTGGAAGATATAATTGATACAGGAAAAACCGTATTTCACTTAACACGTGAAGCAGAAAAATTAAAACCTGCAAGTATTACTGTTGCAACACTTCTACAAAAACATATTCTTCGCCCTAATCTGATAAAAGGCGATTATGTTGGTTTTGAAATTCCCGATGTGTTTGTTGTTGGATATGGATTAGACTACGATGAAGAAGGAAGAAACTGGAATGGTGTTTATCAGTTAGATGATAAGTGA
- a CDS encoding O-methyltransferase, which yields MNDLINENVSAYIEKYTTAEDEHLAALNRETHLKAMMPRMLSGHVQGKFLELISKMIQPKWILEIGTFTGYSAICLAKGLAPDGKLVTIDINEELTPLVKKYIAAEKMETQIEVITGNAIKIIPDLPYQFDLVFIDADKNNYCNYFDLVIEKVRPGGWILADNVLWSGAVAEAKHDKDTAAIHAFNELIHKDTRVEQVIVSIRDGITIARKNG from the coding sequence ATGAACGACCTGATAAACGAAAATGTAAGTGCTTATATCGAAAAGTACACCACCGCTGAGGATGAACATCTTGCAGCCCTAAACCGGGAAACCCACCTGAAAGCAATGATGCCAAGGATGTTAAGCGGACATGTGCAGGGTAAGTTTTTAGAATTAATTTCAAAAATGATTCAACCGAAATGGATTCTGGAAATAGGCACTTTTACTGGTTATAGCGCAATTTGTTTGGCGAAAGGACTTGCTCCTGATGGGAAATTAGTAACTATCGATATTAATGAGGAATTGACGCCTTTGGTAAAAAAATACATTGCAGCAGAAAAAATGGAAACACAAATTGAAGTAATTACCGGAAATGCCATCAAAATAATTCCCGATTTGCCTTATCAGTTTGATTTAGTTTTTATTGATGCCGATAAAAACAATTATTGTAACTACTTTGATTTAGTTATTGAAAAAGTTCGCCCCGGAGGGTGGATTTTAGCAGATAATGTGCTTTGGAGCGGTGCTGTTGCTGAAGCTAAACATGATAAAGATACTGCTGCAATTCATGCATTTAATGAACTCATACATAAGGATACCAGAGTTGAACAGGTAATCGTTTCTATTCGAGATGGCATAACTATTGCCCGAAAAAATGGATAG